The Dama dama isolate Ldn47 chromosome 23, ASM3311817v1, whole genome shotgun sequence genome contains a region encoding:
- the SLC2A4RG gene encoding SLC2A4 regulator produces the protein MSSTGAGGGQRGSSLPGTGRDCGAGQWARGGGGTSARAEGAEPGGSLPAARRGRRPIQGGGRRPGQPGPARPGAASRASALAAAALVSGRPAMEAERPPASGPGCGRPPLRTAGRDPATAPVSVPAPPQGPAVEFALPQEPEPRAADLGAPGAGAAGPPTPSAHIPVPAHRSPPGKARLDEVMAATALTSLSTSPLLLGAPGVTFSTEPCLEPWREAPVQPLGCGGGWDPSSDQSSPSTPSPPLPPEAAHFLFGESTLRKRKSSLQGLFQCLWKRCGKVLSSASGMQRHIRLVHLGRQAELEQSDGEEDFYYTELDSGLDSLTDGLSGLTPGSPTASVPPAFPRLEPPEPLALPSLLRLPALPPPSVLSTTSPSQVCPSDHAHLVGEAAGGSQGARGHSGTSSQGCLAPIRLEPQPTPVRACAPALLAKPSANPRKPRGDAKKCRKVYGMDHRDLWCTACRWKKACQRFLD, from the exons ATGTCCTCT ACCGGCGCGGGAGGCGGCCAGCGCGGGAGCAGCCTGCCTGGGACGGGGCGTGACTGCGGAGCGGGCCAatgggcgcggggcgggggcgggaccTCGGCCCGCGCGGAGGGGGCGGAGCCGGGCGGCAGCCTCCCGGCGGCGCGGCGCGGGCGGCGGCCGATCCAGGGCGGGGGTCGGCGCCCCGGccagcccggcccggcccggcccggggcCGCGTCCCGAGCGTCCGCCCTAGCCGCTGCAGCCTTGGTGTCCGGCCGGCCAGCTATGGAGGCCGAGCGCCCTCCGGCGTCCGGCCCGGGCTGCGGGCGTCCCCCACTCCGCACCGCCGGCCGGGACCCCGCGACCGCGCCCGTGTCGGTACCCGCGCCGCCGCAG GGCCCTGCTGTGGAGTTCGCGCTGCCCCAAGAGCCGGAGCCGCGAGCCGCGGACCTCGGAGCCccaggggcgggggcggcggggcccCCAACGCCGTCAGCGCACATCCCAGTGCCAGCGCATAG AAGCCCCCCAGGAAAAGCCCGACTGGACGAAGTCATGGCTGCCACAGCCCTCACAAGCCTGTCCACCAGCCCCCTCCTGTTGGGGGCCCCAGGTGTGACCTTCAGCACAG AACCGTGCCTGGAGCCCTGGAGGGAAGCCCCGGTGCAGCCACTGGGCTGCGGCGGGGGCTGGGACCCTTCCAGTGACCAGTCCTCTCCGTCTACACCGTCGCCACCGCTGCCCCCTGAGGCAGCCCACTTCCTGTTCGGGGAGTCCACGCTGAGGAAGAGGAAG AGCTCGCTGCAGGGGCTGTTCCAGTGCCTGTGGAAGCGCTGCGGGAAGGTGCTGAGCTCCGCGTCGGGGATGCAGAGACACATCCGCCTGGTGCACCTGGG GCGGCAGGCTGAACTGGAGCAGAGTGATGGCGAGGAGGACTTCTATTACACAGAGCTGGACAGCGGCCTGGACTCTCTGACTGATGGGCTGTCTGGCCTGACCCCAGGGTCCCCCACAGCCTCGGTGCCACCCGCCTTTCCCCGCCTGGAGCCGCCGGAGCCCCTGGCCCTGCCCAGCCTTCTGCgcctgcctgccctgcccccaccctcggTGCTGAGCACCACATCCCCCTCCCAGGTGTGCCCCAGTGACCATGCCCACCTGGTGGGTGAGGCCGCGGGCGGCTCCCAAGGAGCACGAGGCCATAGCGGTACCTCCTCTCAGGGCTGCCTGGCACCCATCCGTCTGGAGCCACAGCCCACTCCTGTCAGGGCCTGTGCACCAGCCCTGCTCGCCAAACCCAGTGCCAACCCAAG GAAGCCCCGGGGTGATGCCAAGAAGTGCCGGAAAGTGTACGGCATGGACCACCGGGACCTGTGGTGCACGGCCTGCCGCTGGAAGAAGGCCTGCCAGCGTTTCCTGGACTGA
- the LIME1 gene encoding lck-interacting transmembrane adapter 1 — protein MPAEVSLLRRPHHCSLSKSDTRLHELHRSRPCSRAPRPASMDLLRPQYLEASRGMTRPPAPFSHQELPLAAPSTGLEATYSNVGLATIPRARLAVSSGVWAGARLTSSYARPGPEARPVVAEYACVQKLRGTDRGPQGLGQGKVEATPATQVDILYSRVNKPKRRDPGPATDQPDPKGGGAILALGSDPAYEVLPLGGLGMDKSLLENVYESIQEMGATLEPPSSSSYQERTCSGHRDTSLPV, from the exons ATGCCAGCAGAAGTG TCACTGCTAAGACGACCCCACCACTGCTCCCTCAGCAAGTCCGACACCAGGCTGCATGAACTGCACCGCAGCCGGCCCTGTAGCAGAG ccccacGGCCTGCCAGCATGGATCTCCTACGTCCACAGTACCTGGAGGCATCCAGAGGCATGACCAGGCCCCCGGCACCCTTCTCACACCAGGAGCTGCCCCTGGCTGCACCCTCCACTGGCCTGGAGGCCACCTATTCCAACGTGGGGCTGGCAACAATCCCCAGGGCTAGGCTGGCAGTTAGCTCTGGGGTGTGGGCAGGGGCACGGCTGACCAGCAGCTATGCCAGGCCTGGGCCTGAGGCCAGACCTGTGGTAGCTGAGTATGCTTGTGTCCAGAAGCTCAGGGGAACAGATCGGGGCCCCCAAggcctggggcaggggaaggTCGAGGCAACCCCAGCCACTCAG GTGGACATCCTGTATTCCAGGGTCAACAAACCTAAAAGGAGGGACCCAGGACCTGCCACAGACCAGCCAGACCCCAAAGGTGGGGGAGCAATTTTGGCTCTGGGGAGTGACCCGGCCTATGAGGTCCTCCCTCTTGGGGGCCTGGGTATGGACAAGAGCCTCCTGGAAAATGTGTATGAGAGCATCCAGGAGATGGGAGCAACTCTGGAGCCCCCCAGCTCCAGCTCCTATCAGGAAAGGACGTGTTCAGGGCACAGAGACACTTCGCTTCCAGTCTAA